One genomic segment of Mesoterricola silvestris includes these proteins:
- a CDS encoding helix-turn-helix domain-containing protein → MAQKKKEDQWVPITARISPDSAVRLRVNAARRGIPFGRVLDELIQAGLQPEKPLRGPGLVPKTAVPWTVERLGKALGDLGITQAAFSRELKLSQKAVNNWFLKGEIPPRRQMEIERAIAALRKA, encoded by the coding sequence GTGGCTCAGAAAAAGAAGGAAGACCAGTGGGTTCCGATCACCGCTCGGATCAGTCCCGATTCCGCCGTTCGCTTGCGCGTGAACGCCGCCCGGCGGGGGATCCCTTTTGGCCGTGTCTTGGACGAATTGATCCAGGCTGGGCTTCAGCCGGAAAAGCCCCTGCGGGGTCCAGGCCTGGTCCCCAAGACCGCCGTGCCTTGGACCGTCGAGCGATTGGGAAAAGCATTAGGGGACCTTGGCATCACACAGGCGGCGTTCTCCAGGGAATTGAAGCTGTCGCAGAAAGCCGTCAACAACTGGTTCTTGAAGGGCGAGATCCCGCCCCGAAGGCAAATGGAAATTGAACGTGCGATTGCAGCATTGAGGAAAGCCTAG